In Procambarus clarkii isolate CNS0578487 chromosome 13, FALCON_Pclarkii_2.0, whole genome shotgun sequence, the following are encoded in one genomic region:
- the LOC123757341 gene encoding uncharacterized protein: MEMRNMRNMRNMRNMRNMRCLREMLTIICIIKVMKMCRGGGIVLGMCHGGGIVLGMCHGGGVVLGMCRGGGIVLGMCHGGGVVLGMCRGGGIVLGMCRGGGIVLGMCHVGGIVLGMCHGGGIVLGMCHGGGIVLGMCHGGGIVLGMCHGGGIVLGMCRGGGIVLGMCRGGGIVLGMCHGGGIVLEMCRGGGIVLEMCRGGGIVLGMCRGGGIVLGMCRGGGIVLGMCHGGGVVLGMCHGGGVVLGMCRGGGIVLGMCRGGGIVLGMCQSGGIVLGMCRGGGIVLGMCRGGGIVLGMCHGGGIVLGMCRGGGIVLGMCRGGGIVLGMCRGGGVVLGMCQSGGVMLGMCRGGGIVLGMCHGGGVVLGMCHGGGVVLGMCHGGGIVLGMCRGGGVVLGMCQSGGVMLGMCRGGGIVLGMCRGGGIVLGMCRGGGIVLGMCHGGGTVLGMCQSGGVVLGMCRGGGIVLGMCQSGGVVLEMCHGVGIVLGMCHSGGIVLGMCQEMLFEAVGVVLHAEVAEKRTNSARRLNSGM, from the coding sequence ATGGAGATGAGGAACATGAGGAACATGAGGAACATGAGGAACATGAGGAACATGAGGTGCTTGCGGGAAATGTTGACGATTATCTGTATAATTAAGGTGATGAAAATGTGTCGTGGTGGAGGTATTGTGTTGGGGATGTGTCATGGTGGAGGTATTGTGTTGGGGATGTGTcatggtggaggtgttgtgttgGGGATGTGTCGTGGTGGAGGTATTGTGTTGGGGATGTGTcatggtggaggtgttgtgttgGGGATGTGTCGTGGTGGAGGTATTGTGTTGGGGATGTGTCGTGGTGGAGGTATTGTGTTGGGGATGTGTCATGTTGGAGGTATTGTGTTGGGGATGTGTCATGGTGGAGGTATTGTGTTGGGGATGTGTCATGGGGGAGGTATTGTGTTGGGGATGTGTCATGGTGGAGGTATTGTGTTGGGGATGTGTCATGGTGGAGGTATTGTGTTGGGGATGTGTCGTGGTGGAGGTATTGTGTTGGGGATGTGTCGTGGTGGAGGTATTGTGTTGGGGATGTGTCATGGTGGAGGTATTGTGTTGGAGATGTGTCGTGGTGGAGGTATTGTGTTGGAGATGTGTCGTGGTGGAGGTATTGTGTTGGGGATGTGTCGTGGTGGAGGTATTGTGTTGGGGATGTGTCGTGGTGGAGGTATTGTGTTGGGGATGTGTcatggtggaggtgttgtgttgGGGATGTGTCATGGGGGAGGTGTTGTGTTGGGGATGTGTCGTGGTGGAGGTATTGTGTTGGGGATGTGTCGTGGTGGAGGTATTGTGTTGGGGATGTGTCAAAGTGGAGGTATTGTGTTGGGGATGTGTCGTGGTGGAGGTATTGTGTTGGGGATGTGTCGTGGTGGAGGTATTGTGTTGGGGATGTGTCATGGTGGAGGTATTGTGTTGGGGATGTGTCGTGGTGGAGGTATTGTGTTGGGGATGTGTCGTGGTGGAGGTATTGTGTTGGGGATGTgtcgtggtggaggtgttgtgttgGGGATGTGTCAAAGTGGAGGTGTTATGTTGGGGATGTGTCGTGGTGGAGGTATTGTGTTGGGGATGTGTcatggtggaggtgttgtgttggggatgtgtcatggtggaggtgttgtgttgGGGATGTGTCATGGTGGAGGTATTGTGTTGGGGATGTgtcgtggtggaggtgttgtgttgGGGATGTGTCAAAGTGGAGGTGTTATGTTGGGGATGTGTCGTGGTGGAGGTATTGTGTTGGGGATGTGTCGTGGTGGAGGTATTGTGTTGGGGATGTGTCGTGGTGGAGGTATTGTGTTGGGGATGTGTCATGGTGGAGGTACTGTGTTGGGGATGTGTCAAAGTGGAGGTGTTGTGTTGGGGATGTGTCGTGGTGGAGGTATTGTGTTGGGGATGTGTCAAAGTGGAGGTGTTGTGTTGGAGATGTGTCATGGTGTAGGTATTGTGTTGGGGATGTGTCATAGTGGAGGTATTGTGTTGGGGATGTGTCAAGAGATGCTGTTTGAAGCAGTTGGAGTGGTCCTGCATGCTGAAGTAGCGGAGAAGAGAACAAACAGTGCGAGACGGCTCAACTCTGGTATGTAA
- the LOC138364330 gene encoding mucin-19-like: MVLEPGVTRVTILEPGVTKVTILEGRVTKVTILEPGVTKVTILEVRVTKVTILEPGVTKVTILEPGVTKVTILEARVTKVTILEARVTKVTILEPGVTKVTILEPGVTKVTILEPGVTKVTILEPGVTKVTILEPGVTKVTILEARVTKVTILEPGVTKVTILEARVTKATILEPGVTKVTRLEVRVTKVTILEPGVTKVTILEARVTKVTILEPGVTKVTILESGVTKVTILEARVTKVTILEPGVTMVTILEPGVTKVTILEPGVTKVTILESGVTKVTILEPGVTKVTILEPGVTKVTILESGVTKVTILEPGVTKVTILEPGVTKVTILEPGVTKVTVLEIRVTKVTILEVRVTMVTILEPGVTKVTILEPGVTKVTILEPGVTKVTILEPGVTMDTILEPGVTKVTILEPGVTMDTILEPGVTMVTILEPGVTMDTILEPGVTKVTILEPGVTMDTILEPGVTKVTILEPGVTMDTILEPGVTMVTILEPGVTMDTILEPGVTKVTILEPGVTMDTILEPGVTKVTILEPRVTKVTILEPRVTKVTILEPGVTKVTILEARVTMVTILEARVTKDTILEAGVIKDTIPEARVTKVTILEARVIKDTIPEARVTKVTILEPGVTKVTILEARVTKVTILEARVIKDTIPEARVTKVTILEARVTMVTILEARVTKVTILEARVTKDTIPEARVTKDTILEAGVTKVTILEVRVTKVTILEAGVTKVTIPEARVTKDTILEARVTKDTILEAGVTKVTILEPGLTKVIILEATVTKVTILEARVTKDTILEPGVTKVTILEAGVTKATILEPGVTKVTILEAGG; this comes from the coding sequence ATGGTGTTAGAGCCAGGAGTGACCAGGGTCACTATACTAGAGCCAGGAGTGACCAAGGTCACTATACTAGAGGGAAGAGTGACCAAAGTCACTATACTAGAACCAGGAGTGACCAAAGTCACTATACTAGAGGTAAGAGTGACCAAGGTCACTATACTAGAACCAGGAGTGACCAAGGTCACTATACTAGAACCAGGAGTGACCAAGGTCACTATACTAGAGGCAAGAGTGACCAAGGTCACTATACTAGAGGCAAGAGTGACCAAGGTCACTATACTAGAGCCAGGAGTGACCAAAGTCACTATACTAGAACCAGGAGTGACCAAAGTCACTATACTAGAACCAGGAGTGACCAAAGTCACTATACTAGAACCAGGAGTGACCAAGGTCACTATACTAGAACCAGGAGTGACCAAGGTCACTATACTAGAGGCAAGAGTGACCAAGGTCACTATATTAGAGCCAGGAGTGACCAAAGTCACTATACTAGAAGCAAGAGTGACAAAGGCCACTATACTAGAACCAGGAGTGACCAAGGTCACTAGACTAGAGGTAAGAGTGACCAAGGTCACTATACTAGAACCAGGAGTGACCAAGGTCACTATACTAGAGGCAAGAGTGACCAAGGTCACTATACTAGAACCAGGAGTGACCAAGGTCACTATACTAGAGTCAGGAGTGACCAAGGTCACTATACTAGAGGCAAGAGTGACCAAGGTCACTATACTAGAGCCAGGAGTGACCATGGTCACTATACTAGAGCCAGGAGTGACCAAGGTCACTATACTAGAGCCAGGAGTGACCAAGGTCACTATACTAGAGTCAGGAGTGACCAAGGTCACTATACTAGAACCAGGAGTGACCAAAGTCACTATACTAGAACCAGGAGTGACCAAGGTCACTATACTAGAGTCAGGAGTGACCAAGGTCACTATACTAGAACCAGGAGTGACCAAAGTCACTATACTAGAACCAGGAGTGACCAAAGTCACTATACTAGAACCAGGAGTGACCAAGGTCACTGTACTAGAGATAAGAGTGACCAAGGTCACTATACTAGAGGTAAGAGTGACCATGGTCACTATACTAGAGCCAGGAGTGACCAAGGTCACTATACTAGAACCAGGAGTGACCAAGGTCACTATACTAGAACCAGGAGTGACCAAGGTCACTATACTAGAGCCAGGAGTGACCATGGACACTATACTAGAACCAGGAGTGACCAAGGTCACTATACTAGAACCAGGAGTGACCATGGACACTATACTAGAACCAGGAGTGACCATGGTCACTATACTAGAACCAGGAGTGACCATGGACACTATACTAGAACCAGGAGTGACCAAGGTCACTATACTAGAACCAGGAGTGACCATGGACACTATACTAGAACCAGGAGTGACCAAGGTCACTATACTAGAACCAGGAGTGACCATGGACACTATACTAGAACCAGGAGTGACCATGGTCACTATACTAGAACCAGGAGTGACCATGGACACTATACTAGAACCAGGAGTGACCAAGGTCACTATACTAGAACCAGGAGTGACCATGGACACTATACTAGAACCAGGAGTGACCAAGGTCACTATACTAGAGCCAAGAGTGACCAAGGTCACTATACTAGAGCCAAGAGTGACCAAGGTCACTATACTAGAGCCAGGAGTGACCAAGGTCACTATACTAGAGGCAAGAGTGACCATGGTCACTATACTAGAGGCAAGAGTGACCAAGGACACTATACTAGAGGCAGGAGTAATCAAGGACACTATACCAGAGGCAAGAGTGACCAAGGTCACTATACTAGAGGCAAGAGTGATCAAGGACACTATACCAGAGGCAAGAGTGACCAAGGTCACTATACTAGAGCCAGGAGTGACCAAGGTCACTATACTAGAGGCAAGAGTGACCAAGGTCACTATACTAGAGGCAAGAGTGATCAAGGACACTATACCAGAGGCAAGAGTGACCAAGGTCACTATACTAGAGGCAAGAGTGACCATGGTCACTATACTAGAGGCAAGAGTGACCAAGGTCACTATACTAGAGGCAAGAGTGACCAAGGACACTATACCAGAGGCAAGAGTGACCAAGGACACTATACTAGAGGCAGGAGTGACCAAGGTCACTATACTAGAGGTAAGAGTGACCAAGGTCACTATACTAGAGGCAGGAGTGACCAAGGTCACTATACCAGAGGCAAGAGTGACCAAGGACACTATACTAGAGGCAAGAGTGACCAAGGACACTATACTAGAGGCAGGAGTGACCAAGGTCACTATACTAGAGCCAGGACTGACCAAAGTCATTATACTAGAGGCAACAGTGACCAAGGTCACTATACTAGAGGCAAGAGTGACCAAGGACACTATACTAGAGCCAGGAGTGACCAAGGTCACTATACTAGAGGCAGGAGTGACCAAGGCCACTATACTAGAGCCAGGAGTGACCAAGGTCACTATACTAGAGGCAGGAGGGTAG